A stretch of Pseudoclavibacter chungangensis DNA encodes these proteins:
- a CDS encoding TetR/AcrR family transcriptional regulator, with product MVDASVDTVYDGAGGVRDTLVANAVELVEERGLADFTGREVARRAGVSHGAPRRYFPTLESLLAAVAVRGFAMLGNDLGHAAGELPETDARARLMAIAQRYVRFAVDHPALFEVMFRHDLLANSGQGLRAHSTDVFAVAQGAIAAVIDVEGTDLVAERTAVDLWAGIHGLATLVARRAIEVIATDPVEVLVERQVRAHLGA from the coding sequence ATGGTAGACGCAAGCGTAGACACTGTCTACGACGGGGCAGGAGGGGTACGCGACACGCTCGTCGCGAACGCGGTGGAGCTCGTCGAGGAGCGTGGCCTGGCCGACTTCACGGGGCGCGAGGTCGCACGCCGCGCTGGCGTTTCCCACGGCGCCCCGAGACGGTACTTCCCGACGCTCGAGTCGCTCCTGGCCGCTGTCGCCGTGCGTGGGTTCGCGATGCTCGGGAATGACCTGGGGCATGCCGCCGGGGAGCTTCCCGAGACCGACGCGCGTGCGCGACTGATGGCCATCGCGCAGCGCTACGTCCGCTTCGCCGTCGACCACCCGGCGCTGTTCGAGGTCATGTTCCGCCACGACCTCCTCGCGAACTCGGGGCAGGGGCTGCGTGCGCACTCCACCGACGTGTTCGCAGTCGCGCAGGGGGCGATCGCGGCGGTGATCGACGTCGAGGGAACGGACCTCGTCGCAGAGCGGACGGCCGTCGACCTGTGGGCGGGGATCCACGGCCTCGCCACCCTCGTGGCGCGGCGCGCGATCGAGGTCATCGCGACCGATCCGGTCGAGGTGCTCGTCGAACGACAGGTGCGCGCACACCTCGGAGCGTGA
- a CDS encoding suppressor of fused domain protein: MTRSEAMLPAGDQGLRRRRHTSRPHTATGVERYAEHFARLFRAEPVVLGAPYDGTIGVLSYVHGGVASVVSLGLSDRELPGGARVELLCEVLEDHAPAAEVAIRIAIRRVLGELGARPGPLGSGDVWINAVPIISGTNMQGMIALDPSWHVRDDVVRDEAGDEYGIVQEIVMLTTTEARRIAHDGFEAFRTASAATPAARLDVLRGDLVGPPATLPDVACIVTRHLHEAPVGWLQRDLGGQFLATSLTESEADLADPATFETWPLRAVVGGTPELRAFAIRAQPGDYARREPEGWRYGRLAGADEDA; the protein is encoded by the coding sequence ATGACGAGATCGGAGGCGATGCTGCCCGCGGGCGATCAGGGGCTCCGGCGTCGACGACACACGTCCCGGCCGCACACCGCGACGGGCGTCGAACGCTACGCCGAGCACTTCGCGCGGCTCTTCCGGGCCGAACCGGTCGTCCTCGGTGCGCCCTACGACGGAACGATCGGCGTGCTCTCCTACGTGCACGGCGGTGTCGCGTCGGTCGTCTCGCTCGGGCTGTCCGACCGTGAACTCCCGGGCGGTGCGCGCGTCGAGCTCCTGTGCGAGGTGCTCGAGGACCACGCGCCCGCGGCGGAGGTCGCGATCCGCATCGCGATCCGGCGCGTGCTCGGCGAGCTCGGTGCGAGGCCGGGTCCGCTCGGTTCGGGCGACGTGTGGATCAACGCCGTCCCGATCATCAGCGGCACGAACATGCAGGGGATGATCGCGCTCGACCCGAGCTGGCACGTCCGTGACGACGTCGTTCGCGATGAGGCGGGCGACGAGTACGGGATCGTGCAGGAGATCGTGATGCTCACGACGACGGAGGCCCGGCGCATCGCGCACGACGGGTTCGAGGCGTTCCGCACGGCCTCGGCGGCGACGCCCGCGGCCCGTCTCGACGTCCTGCGCGGTGATCTGGTCGGGCCGCCCGCGACACTCCCGGATGTCGCGTGCATCGTGACGCGACACCTCCACGAGGCACCGGTCGGATGGTTGCAGCGGGATCTCGGCGGGCAGTTCCTCGCCACCTCGCTGACGGAGTCGGAGGCGGACCTCGCCGATCCGGCCACGTTCGAGACGTGGCCGCTGCGCGCGGTCGTGGGCGGCACCCCCGAGCTCCGCGCGTTCGCGATCCGTGCACAGCCCGGCGATTACGCGCGTCGGGAGCCCGAGGGATGGCGATACGGGCGACTCGCGGGCGCCGACGAGGACGCGTGA
- a CDS encoding CynX/NimT family MFS transporter: MSKLSPATTHDPARAAVPLGPFAVVVSTLALLAVAACLRPPITSFGPVVSRVASETGLGAAELGLLGALPVIGFALVSPVVAPIARRFGDGRTVLVAIVVLVVGLGLRFLPSLASLWVGTALVGVGIAVGNVLLPALVKRGFPAHLALVTGLYTAVMGTFAALGSGLSVPIAEATGSWRLAIGCWIALAVVALVAWSARLRNDARSGAVAHRTRVAGAGRDAATDAMVERGARPPSVWASPTAWCVTAFMGLQSTGFYVTVTWLPSIEIASGVSERAAGWHLFLCQVVGIFAGLLVSTRLGRTTDQRAIAALAGVPLVVACIGLVFAPGAVVLWAVLIGITQGATLTIALALIGLRSASAADTARLSGMAQGVGYGLAALGPVVAGILHDVFGSWHPVLWFVVGATAVQSLAALGAGRPLTVGHERTEVRA, encoded by the coding sequence ATGTCGAAGCTGTCCCCGGCGACGACACACGATCCGGCGCGTGCGGCCGTCCCCCTCGGCCCCTTCGCCGTCGTCGTGTCGACCCTTGCGCTGCTCGCGGTCGCGGCGTGTCTTCGGCCTCCGATCACGTCGTTCGGCCCCGTCGTCTCGCGCGTCGCGAGCGAGACGGGCCTCGGGGCCGCGGAGCTGGGACTGCTCGGCGCGCTGCCCGTGATCGGCTTCGCGCTCGTCTCCCCCGTCGTCGCCCCCATCGCGCGGCGCTTCGGCGACGGGCGCACCGTGCTGGTCGCCATCGTCGTGCTCGTCGTCGGGCTCGGCCTGCGGTTCCTGCCCTCGCTCGCGTCGCTGTGGGTGGGTACCGCACTCGTCGGTGTCGGCATCGCGGTCGGGAACGTCCTGCTCCCCGCGCTCGTGAAGCGCGGCTTCCCCGCGCACCTCGCCCTCGTGACGGGGCTCTACACCGCCGTCATGGGGACGTTCGCGGCACTCGGTTCCGGTCTCTCGGTCCCCATCGCCGAGGCCACCGGCTCGTGGCGCCTCGCGATCGGCTGCTGGATCGCGCTCGCCGTCGTCGCGCTCGTGGCCTGGAGCGCGAGGCTCCGGAACGATGCGCGCAGCGGTGCGGTGGCACATCGGACGCGTGTCGCGGGAGCGGGTCGCGACGCCGCGACGGACGCGATGGTGGAGCGCGGCGCCCGGCCGCCCTCGGTGTGGGCTTCGCCCACGGCCTGGTGCGTCACCGCGTTCATGGGCCTGCAGTCGACCGGGTTCTACGTCACCGTGACGTGGCTCCCGTCCATCGAGATCGCGTCGGGCGTCTCCGAGCGGGCCGCGGGGTGGCACCTGTTCCTGTGCCAGGTGGTCGGCATCTTCGCGGGGCTGCTCGTCTCGACGCGGCTCGGGCGGACGACCGATCAGCGGGCGATCGCGGCGCTCGCGGGCGTGCCGCTCGTCGTCGCGTGCATCGGGCTCGTGTTCGCACCGGGCGCCGTCGTCCTGTGGGCCGTGCTCATCGGCATCACGCAGGGGGCGACGCTCACGATCGCGCTCGCGCTCATCGGCCTGCGCTCGGCGTCGGCGGCCGACACGGCTCGGCTCTCGGGGATGGCCCAGGGGGTCGGATACGGCCTCGCCGCCCTCGGGCCCGTCGTGGCGGGCATCCTCCACGACGTGTTCGGCTCGTGGCACCCCGTCCTCTGGTTCGTCGTCGGCGCGACGGCCGTGCAGTCCCTCGCCGCGCTCGGCGCGGGCCGCCCCCTCACCGTCGGTCACGAACGGACGGAGGTCCGCGCATGA
- a CDS encoding M20/M25/M40 family metallo-hydrolase — MSSSDVDAGPLAAEHLAALIRIPTVSASPTGVDATTHARAHAAHIAELHAVLSEMYPRLHAATTVRTIGRTGRLWHLPGGGTAAGARPTAPLVLMAHADVVPADEADGWTHPPFAGVVRDGTVFGRGTLDDKGALVVALEAFEGLLTEAWTPPRDVLVWVGGDEEVFGSDAREFAAWLREQDVRPWLVLDEGGAVVDAPLPFIDVEAAMVGVGEKGVMAVRLEATGDPGHASAPAGRSATERIARAVLRLRARPFPARLPEPARAMLRAFVPHATGPSRQLLRLLVAVPALTAFLFARLGGDAAALVRTTVAPTMLRGGTAVNVLPSTASATLNLRLALGTSTASAARRIARVVGDRSVRVVVMEREEATPAAPSDNAQFAAIRDAVAQAYPGAVVVPYIALAATDARHLQRDALETYRFAPLRMSTAQRATIHGVDERVEVDALARGVRFFRALLEDLR, encoded by the coding sequence ATGTCGAGCTCCGATGTCGACGCCGGCCCGCTCGCCGCCGAGCACCTCGCCGCACTGATCCGCATCCCCACCGTTTCCGCCTCCCCCACGGGCGTCGATGCCACGACGCACGCCCGCGCCCATGCCGCGCACATCGCCGAACTGCACGCCGTGCTGTCCGAGATGTATCCACGACTCCACGCCGCCACCACCGTGCGGACGATCGGTCGCACCGGGCGGCTGTGGCACCTGCCGGGCGGCGGTACGGCGGCCGGGGCGCGCCCGACAGCGCCGCTCGTGCTCATGGCGCACGCGGATGTCGTGCCCGCGGACGAGGCGGACGGTTGGACGCACCCGCCGTTCGCGGGAGTCGTGCGCGACGGCACGGTCTTCGGTCGCGGCACGCTCGACGACAAGGGCGCGCTCGTCGTCGCGCTCGAGGCGTTCGAGGGTCTGCTCACCGAGGCCTGGACGCCGCCGCGCGACGTGCTCGTGTGGGTCGGCGGCGACGAGGAGGTGTTCGGAAGCGACGCACGCGAGTTCGCCGCCTGGCTCCGTGAGCAGGACGTCCGCCCGTGGCTCGTGCTCGACGAGGGTGGTGCCGTCGTGGACGCCCCACTCCCCTTCATCGACGTCGAGGCCGCGATGGTCGGTGTCGGTGAGAAGGGCGTCATGGCCGTGCGGCTCGAGGCGACGGGTGACCCCGGGCACGCGTCGGCACCGGCCGGCCGCTCCGCGACGGAGCGCATCGCGCGTGCCGTGCTCCGCCTGCGCGCGCGACCGTTCCCCGCCCGATTGCCCGAACCTGCGAGGGCGATGCTGCGCGCGTTCGTCCCGCACGCCACCGGGCCCTCGCGCCAGCTCCTCCGCCTGCTCGTCGCCGTACCGGCACTCACGGCGTTCCTCTTCGCTCGACTCGGCGGTGACGCCGCCGCGCTCGTGCGCACGACCGTCGCGCCGACGATGCTGCGCGGTGGGACGGCCGTCAACGTGCTCCCCTCCACGGCGAGCGCGACCCTCAACCTGCGCCTCGCGCTCGGCACCTCGACCGCGAGCGCAGCGCGCCGCATCGCGCGCGTCGTCGGCGACCGCTCGGTGCGCGTCGTCGTGATGGAGCGGGAGGAGGCGACGCCCGCCGCCCCGAGCGACAACGCGCAGTTCGCGGCGATCCGGGACGCGGTGGCGCAGGCCTATCCGGGCGCGGTCGTCGTCCCCTACATCGCGCTCGCGGCGACGGACGCGCGCCACCTGCAGCGGGACGCCCTCGAGACGTACCGCTTTGCGCCACTGCGCATGTCGACGGCGCAGCGGGCGACGATCCACGGGGTCGACGAGCGCGTCGAGGTCGACGCGCTCGCCCGCGGCGTCCGCTTCTTCCGTGCGCTGCTCGAGGATCTTCGATGA